From the Polynucleobacter sp. MWH-UH35A genome, one window contains:
- a CDS encoding efflux RND transporter permease subunit, with translation MTLSELCIRRPVMTVLLSVATVIAGAVAYVKIPVAALPSFNTPVISVGASLPGASPENMASAVALPLEKEFSTIDGINVISSTNSLGSTSITLEFNNDRDIDKAAVDVQAALLRAQKRLPIEMTVPPSYRKINPADTPVLVVRMSSPSISLSDINQYAENLVSPNLSTISGVAQVLVYGAKRYAVRVRVHPDALANRNLTIDDIAAAVNKANSNSPVGVLDGPRQAITIYANPQLVRPEEFANLIVSQKNGLPIYLKDVADVIESYEDVKTLASSNGERSIAVAILRQPGANTVDVVKSVKELLPQLQKQMPESIRLQLLNDRSLSIIEAIHDVNFTLALTVLLVILVIFLFLKHVSATIIPSISLPISLIGAFFLLYFMGYSLDNISLLGITLAVGLVVDDAIVVLENIMRYVEQGMDPLKASLKGSKEVGFTIISISISLVAVFIPLFFMPGPIGLLFREFAVVVSLSILVSAVVSLTVVPMLCSRFLPKPGQHAKEYAINKKFDRLFEWMLKTYIHYLDLALKNRKMVLWGAISTFVITVVLFINSPKGFFPEEDIGQILATTEASEDISFRAMLALQDQAAELVNTDPNVASSISVIGGGASSGYNTGRIFIILKPKSDRAKMAKIMEGLRAKFKEIPGLQVYMRPVQNLQLGGKSSKSRYQFTLQSVGFEGVNEWADKLMQKMRADPMFRDVTSDSQMKGLNVKINIDREKAASAGVSIADIRSALYNAFGEKQVSTIYTPVNTYYVILEAAVEDRQYETDLNKIFVRGRATDKLIPLSSLATFTRTVGPTAVNHQGQIPAVTLSFNLAPDVFLGDATKQIESFTKAIDLPPSIITSYGGDAAVFKSNQSGQLILIFSALGVIYILLGVLYESYIHPLTILAGLPSAAIGAILALRIFGFELTIIASIGILLLIGIVKKNAILMIDFALDAQRNQRMTPEKAIREACILRFRPIMMTTFAALMGAIPIAFGLGAGAELRQPLGISVAGGLIFSQFVTLIITPVIYLYLDKYAGNGPMEIPPAVLEGT, from the coding sequence ATGACGCTCTCCGAATTATGTATTCGGCGTCCGGTAATGACGGTACTGCTCTCGGTAGCAACCGTCATTGCAGGCGCAGTTGCCTACGTCAAAATTCCTGTCGCCGCCCTACCTAGTTTTAATACGCCTGTTATTTCTGTTGGCGCCTCTTTGCCAGGCGCATCCCCAGAAAACATGGCGTCTGCTGTTGCGCTGCCACTTGAGAAGGAATTCTCAACGATTGACGGCATTAACGTCATCAGCTCAACTAATTCACTTGGCAGCACCAGCATTACTCTGGAATTTAATAACGACAGGGATATTGATAAGGCGGCTGTAGATGTGCAAGCAGCTTTGTTGCGTGCACAAAAAAGACTGCCTATTGAAATGACGGTGCCACCCTCGTATCGCAAAATCAATCCAGCAGATACACCGGTTTTGGTAGTTCGAATGAGCTCACCATCTATCAGCTTGTCTGATATCAATCAGTACGCAGAAAATCTCGTTTCACCCAATTTATCTACGATAAGCGGTGTTGCACAGGTGTTGGTGTATGGCGCCAAGCGATACGCCGTTCGGGTACGCGTACACCCAGATGCTCTAGCCAATCGCAATTTAACGATCGATGATATTGCTGCTGCTGTAAATAAGGCTAACTCTAATAGCCCAGTAGGCGTATTAGATGGTCCCCGCCAAGCCATCACTATTTACGCCAATCCCCAACTGGTTAGACCAGAAGAATTTGCAAACTTAATCGTGAGCCAAAAAAATGGCTTACCAATTTATCTCAAGGATGTTGCCGACGTCATTGAAAGTTATGAGGATGTCAAAACGCTGGCAAGCTCAAATGGTGAGCGCTCAATTGCGGTTGCGATATTGAGACAACCTGGCGCCAATACCGTAGATGTGGTCAAGTCAGTAAAAGAATTGCTACCCCAACTGCAAAAGCAAATGCCAGAGTCTATTCGGTTACAACTTCTAAACGACCGATCTCTCTCCATTATCGAGGCGATCCATGACGTTAACTTTACGCTGGCATTAACCGTGCTACTCGTGATCCTGGTGATCTTTTTGTTTCTAAAGCATGTATCAGCAACCATCATTCCTTCAATTAGCTTACCCATCTCACTCATCGGCGCTTTTTTCTTGCTGTACTTTATGGGCTATAGCCTGGATAACATCTCCCTTTTAGGTATTACCTTAGCCGTTGGTCTGGTTGTTGATGATGCCATCGTCGTCCTTGAAAACATCATGCGTTATGTTGAGCAAGGTATGGATCCCCTCAAGGCCTCACTCAAAGGCAGCAAAGAAGTTGGCTTCACCATTATCTCCATCTCCATTTCACTAGTTGCAGTCTTTATCCCACTCTTTTTTATGCCGGGTCCAATCGGACTGCTATTTAGAGAGTTTGCAGTTGTTGTTTCACTCTCCATTCTCGTTTCTGCGGTTGTGTCTTTAACCGTTGTACCGATGCTGTGCAGTCGCTTCCTACCCAAGCCTGGTCAACACGCAAAAGAATACGCAATCAACAAGAAATTTGATCGCTTGTTTGAATGGATGCTAAAAACCTACATTCATTACTTAGATCTTGCTTTAAAGAATCGTAAGATGGTTTTGTGGGGTGCGATATCTACCTTTGTAATCACCGTGGTATTGTTTATCAATAGCCCTAAAGGCTTTTTCCCAGAAGAAGATATCGGTCAGATCTTAGCAACAACTGAAGCTTCTGAAGACATCTCTTTCCGCGCTATGTTGGCCTTGCAGGATCAGGCTGCCGAACTGGTAAACACTGATCCAAACGTAGCGAGCTCTATTTCTGTCATTGGTGGTGGAGCAAGTTCTGGCTACAACACTGGTCGTATTTTTATTATTCTCAAACCCAAAAGTGATCGCGCTAAGATGGCCAAAATCATGGAGGGTTTGCGTGCCAAGTTCAAGGAAATACCCGGGCTACAAGTCTATATGCGCCCTGTACAGAACTTACAACTCGGTGGCAAAAGCAGTAAGAGTCGCTATCAATTTACATTACAGAGTGTTGGTTTTGAAGGTGTAAACGAGTGGGCGGATAAGCTCATGCAGAAAATGCGTGCCGACCCCATGTTTAGAGACGTCACCAGCGACTCTCAAATGAAGGGCTTGAACGTCAAAATCAATATCGATCGTGAAAAAGCTGCCAGTGCTGGAGTCAGTATTGCTGATATCCGCTCTGCTCTCTATAACGCTTTCGGGGAAAAACAGGTTTCCACTATTTACACACCCGTAAATACGTATTACGTCATTCTGGAGGCCGCTGTTGAGGACCGGCAATATGAGACTGATCTTAATAAAATCTTTGTGCGCGGTCGTGCCACTGACAAGTTAATTCCACTATCAAGCCTTGCTACCTTTACGCGCACTGTAGGTCCTACAGCCGTGAACCATCAAGGTCAGATTCCTGCGGTTACCCTATCCTTTAACTTAGCCCCGGATGTTTTCTTGGGAGATGCCACCAAGCAGATTGAATCATTCACCAAAGCTATAGATCTTCCACCATCCATCATTACTAGCTATGGTGGTGATGCTGCTGTATTTAAAAGCAATCAATCGGGCCAGTTAATTCTGATCTTCTCTGCGTTGGGCGTGATTTATATATTGCTGGGCGTTTTATACGAGAGCTACATTCATCCGCTGACGATCTTGGCAGGATTACCATCAGCAGCAATTGGTGCAATCCTGGCGTTGCGTATCTTCGGATTCGAGTTAACCATCATTGCATCCATCGGCATTCTGCTACTTATTGGTATTGTGAAAAAGAATGCAATTTTGATGATCGATTTTGCATTGGATGCACAACGCAACCAGAGAATGACTCCCGAGAAGGCTATTCGTGAAGCCTGTATTTTGCGCTTCCGCCCCATCATGATGACCACCTTTGCAGCCTTGATGGGCGCCATTCCGATTGCTTTTGGTTTAGGCGCGGGAGCTGAATTACGCCAACCACTGGGCATTAGTGTGGCTGGCGGACTCATCTTTTCACAATTTGTGACACTGATCATTACTCCTGTTATTTATCTTTATCTCGATAAGTATGCGGGCAATGGTCCAATGGAAATTCCACCTGCCGTTCTAGAGGGAACCTAA
- a CDS encoding amidase, with amino-acid sequence MKDLESLSATQAIKALSKREIKATDLLLSCLDRIGQKESIVRAWTSLGKENALSRAKQLDKGAFQGILHGLPIGVKDLYDTYDLPTSYGSPIYANHYPITDAVSVALMRQAGGIILGKTVTTEFAAFKSGVTSNPHHPKHTPGGSSSGSAAAVADWMVPLATGSQTAGSIIRPASFCGVVGFKPSLGKISIAGIKSLSVTLDTMGCFGRTIEDVGLGVAAMSGDHRLAKIEALHNKPRIAICKTANWSAAQKETATALAVARHAAEIIAKGTVDDMKLPKACDGLTQAQSRIMLSEMSRSLLFERVHHAKKLSPQLSKQLSDGAEISCEQYTKDIHLAEKAKASVAQLFNDEVDILIAPSAIGEAPSIKDGTGDPIFCRGWTLLGLPCINIHVANGPNGLPVGVQLIAGPGKDHFLLSAARAFVLALPDPTLRDQA; translated from the coding sequence ATGAAAGATCTTGAAAGCCTCAGTGCCACCCAAGCCATCAAAGCACTCTCTAAAAGAGAAATCAAAGCGACCGATTTATTGCTTTCCTGTCTGGACCGGATAGGGCAAAAAGAGAGCATTGTCAGGGCCTGGACCAGCCTTGGTAAGGAGAATGCCTTATCTCGTGCCAAACAACTAGATAAAGGCGCTTTTCAAGGCATTCTGCATGGTCTACCGATCGGGGTTAAAGATCTTTATGACACCTATGATTTGCCAACCTCCTATGGCTCCCCAATTTATGCAAATCACTACCCCATTACAGACGCCGTTTCAGTTGCATTAATGCGTCAAGCCGGCGGCATCATTTTAGGGAAAACAGTTACCACCGAGTTTGCAGCCTTCAAGAGTGGCGTTACTAGCAATCCCCATCACCCTAAGCACACGCCTGGAGGATCCTCCAGCGGTTCAGCAGCAGCGGTTGCAGATTGGATGGTGCCGCTTGCCACCGGGAGCCAAACAGCTGGATCCATTATTCGCCCCGCGTCTTTTTGTGGCGTAGTGGGTTTCAAGCCCAGTCTAGGCAAAATTAGTATTGCTGGCATCAAGAGTTTATCTGTAACTCTAGATACGATGGGCTGCTTTGGCCGGACCATTGAAGATGTTGGGCTTGGTGTAGCAGCCATGAGTGGTGATCATCGCCTCGCAAAAATAGAAGCCCTACACAACAAACCTCGCATCGCTATCTGTAAAACAGCCAACTGGTCTGCTGCACAAAAAGAGACGGCCACCGCCCTTGCGGTCGCACGTCATGCCGCAGAAATCATCGCTAAGGGTACGGTTGATGATATGAAATTGCCGAAGGCCTGCGATGGACTTACGCAAGCACAAAGTCGGATCATGCTTTCTGAAATGTCGCGCAGCTTGTTATTTGAGCGAGTACATCACGCCAAGAAACTGAGCCCCCAGCTCAGTAAGCAGCTCAGCGATGGCGCTGAAATTAGTTGCGAACAATATACAAAAGACATACATCTTGCTGAGAAAGCAAAAGCTTCTGTTGCTCAATTATTTAACGATGAGGTTGATATTCTCATTGCGCCAAGCGCAATAGGCGAAGCTCCTAGCATCAAGGACGGAACTGGGGATCCTATTTTCTGTCGTGGCTGGACACTTCTGGGGCTGCCATGCATCAATATTCATGTTGCGAATGGGCCCAATGGATTGCCGGTTGGGGTTCAGTTAATCGCTGGGCCAGGTAAAGATCATTTTTTACTCAGTGCTGCGCGTGCCTTCGTGCTTGCGTTGCCTGACCCCACTTTACGAGATCAGGCATAG
- the dnaQ gene encoding DNA polymerase III subunit epsilon: MRQVILDTETTGLNPATGDRIIEIGCVEMVGRRLTDRTFHYYINPERDIDAGAFAVHGLSREFLSDKPIFANIVEQLIEFVDGAEIVIHNAAFDLGFLDNEFALLKRPPFRNLASKITDTLLDARQMFPGKRNSLDALCERFSISNKHRTLHGALLDAQLLAEVYVAMTRGQEDLSIDLIDYTVGADSLGHAMALPTDLKVLAASDDELQNHEKILAEIAKASKKDPIWSPLSVAS; this comes from the coding sequence ATGCGTCAAGTTATTCTCGATACAGAAACTACGGGTTTAAATCCAGCCACTGGCGATCGAATTATTGAAATTGGTTGCGTAGAAATGGTTGGCCGTCGCCTAACCGACAGAACCTTTCATTACTACATTAATCCAGAGCGTGATATTGATGCCGGAGCATTCGCAGTTCACGGACTTTCTAGAGAATTTTTATCTGATAAGCCCATCTTTGCAAACATTGTTGAACAATTAATTGAATTCGTGGATGGCGCGGAAATTGTGATTCATAACGCAGCGTTTGACTTGGGATTTTTGGACAATGAATTTGCATTACTTAAGCGGCCGCCATTCCGCAACCTTGCATCGAAAATTACCGATACGCTTTTAGACGCGCGTCAAATGTTCCCCGGTAAGCGCAACTCATTAGACGCTTTGTGTGAACGTTTCTCTATTAGCAATAAACATCGCACATTGCACGGCGCTTTATTGGATGCCCAGCTCTTGGCTGAAGTCTATGTAGCAATGACTAGAGGTCAAGAAGACCTTTCTATTGATCTGATTGATTACACAGTAGGTGCGGACTCCCTTGGTCACGCCATGGCATTGCCTACAGACCTTAAGGTGCTGGCTGCTAGCGATGATGAATTACAAAACCATGAAAAAATCTTGGCTGAAATTGCTAAGGCAAGTAAAAAGGACCCCATCTGGAGTCCTTTGAGTGTTGCTAGCTAA
- a CDS encoding tartrate dehydrogenase, whose protein sequence is MNAKKIFKNPKIAVIPGDGIGKEVMPEGVRALEAANRKFNLGMQFDHFDFASCDYYLKHGKMMPDDWFDTLMKYDAIFFGAVGMPNILPDHVSLWGSLIQFRRCFDQYVNLRPVRLLPGVPCPLANRKPGDIDFFVVRENTEGEYSSVGGKMFPDSDREVVIQESIFTRQGVDRILQYAFDLAQSRPKKHLTSATKSNGIAITMPYWDERVEAMSKKFADVRTDKYHIDILAAHFVMNPDRFDVVVASNLFGDILSDLGPACTGTIAVAPSGSINPEGKFPSLFEPVHGSAPDIYGKMIANPIGQIWSGAMMLDHLGYPEAGIAIFSAIEKVLSSGPGHAPLTPDLGGTAKTDDLGKAIAAAI, encoded by the coding sequence ATGAACGCAAAGAAAATTTTTAAGAACCCAAAGATCGCTGTTATTCCAGGTGATGGCATTGGCAAGGAAGTGATGCCCGAGGGCGTGCGAGCCTTAGAGGCGGCCAACCGCAAATTCAATCTGGGTATGCAATTCGATCACTTCGATTTTGCAAGTTGTGATTACTATCTGAAGCACGGCAAGATGATGCCGGATGATTGGTTTGATACTTTGATGAAGTACGACGCCATCTTCTTTGGTGCCGTAGGTATGCCAAACATTCTTCCTGATCACGTTTCTTTGTGGGGAAGTTTGATTCAATTCCGCCGTTGCTTTGATCAATACGTTAACTTACGCCCAGTGCGATTGCTTCCAGGCGTTCCTTGCCCATTGGCCAATCGCAAGCCTGGCGATATTGATTTTTTCGTAGTGCGTGAGAACACCGAAGGTGAATACTCTAGCGTTGGTGGAAAAATGTTCCCTGATTCCGATCGGGAAGTGGTAATTCAGGAATCCATCTTTACAAGGCAGGGCGTTGATCGTATCTTGCAATACGCCTTTGATCTTGCGCAAAGTCGCCCGAAAAAGCATTTAACTTCTGCTACGAAGTCAAATGGTATTGCCATCACCATGCCTTATTGGGATGAACGTGTTGAAGCAATGTCTAAAAAGTTTGCTGATGTAAGGACTGATAAATATCACATTGATATTTTGGCCGCTCATTTCGTGATGAATCCAGATCGATTTGATGTCGTTGTGGCTAGTAATTTATTTGGAGACATCCTTTCTGACTTGGGTCCAGCTTGTACTGGCACTATTGCGGTTGCTCCATCGGGCAGCATTAATCCAGAGGGCAAGTTCCCATCCCTGTTTGAGCCAGTGCATGGCTCAGCACCCGACATCTACGGCAAGATGATTGCCAATCCAATTGGTCAAATTTGGAGTGGGGCGATGATGTTAGATCACCTTGGCTATCCAGAAGCTGGTATAGCAATATTTTCTGCAATTGAAAAGGTTTTATCCTCAGGTCCGGGGCATGCTCCATTGACACCAGATCTAGGCGGAACGGCAAAAACAGATGATTTGGGTAAGGCGATTGCCGCAGCAATCTAA
- a CDS encoding SprT family zinc-dependent metalloprotease, producing the protein MKQHTVREAWLEDAVRHLEPVFSKAGYAIPPVRVSCGFPASSSPRTTLGQCWPRERSGGGVNEIFISPKLDEPVQLLDTLVHELCHAVDDCFSGHGEDFKGIAQTVGLEGPARMAHATEELTVKLMMISQELGPYPHQAIVFPPPRPSNASRSKAKCGQCGYEVTLLKKWASYGAPICPKDNIRMQEDVPETIENTSNYDSESGEKGGKKAPDEIRRAIS; encoded by the coding sequence ATGAAGCAACATACAGTTCGTGAGGCATGGCTAGAGGACGCAGTGAGACACTTAGAGCCTGTTTTTTCTAAGGCAGGTTATGCAATCCCGCCGGTAAGGGTTTCATGCGGCTTTCCAGCCTCCAGTAGTCCAAGGACAACACTTGGTCAGTGTTGGCCGCGTGAGCGTTCAGGAGGTGGTGTGAATGAAATATTTATTTCCCCTAAGTTAGATGAGCCTGTGCAACTACTGGACACCTTGGTACATGAGCTTTGCCATGCCGTAGACGACTGCTTTAGTGGTCATGGTGAAGATTTCAAGGGCATTGCTCAGACAGTCGGATTGGAAGGCCCAGCCAGAATGGCGCATGCTACTGAGGAGCTAACCGTAAAGCTGATGATGATCAGCCAAGAGTTAGGGCCATACCCACACCAAGCAATTGTGTTTCCGCCCCCTAGACCCAGTAATGCCAGTCGCAGTAAGGCTAAGTGTGGTCAATGTGGCTATGAGGTTACCTTGCTTAAAAAATGGGCTAGCTATGGCGCACCAATCTGCCCCAAAGACAATATCCGTATGCAGGAGGATGTGCCTGAGACCATTGAAAATACAAGCAATTACGATAGCGAATCTGGTGAAAAAGGGGGTAAGAAAGCTCCCGATGAAATCCGCCGGGCAATTAGTTAG
- a CDS encoding tripartite tricarboxylate transporter substrate binding protein has translation MKNYSVIRKVVATLGLCIACSSFAQSFPDRPITLVVPNPPGGLVDTSARLLSEPLTRVIGQPVVVDNKPGASGNTAYQYVAKAKPDGYTLLISYSGYHVGNPALFDKLPWDPIKDFSPIALLTVSTNVIAVHPSVPVNNLKEFIAYAKANPGKLNYASQGNGSVSHIGTEIFKQTTGVDMVHVPYKGSGPAIQDVLAGQVQVFISTPPSVMQHVQSGKLKGLAVTGKNRHPGMTNVPTTAEAGLPSFQLESWVALYAPAGTPAPVISKLTDAVKQSLSLPEIKERADAAGVELRYLGPNQTDALVKKEIPFWSKAIKAANITLD, from the coding sequence ATGAAAAATTATTCAGTAATACGTAAGGTTGTTGCAACGCTTGGTCTGTGCATTGCTTGTTCGTCCTTTGCTCAATCTTTTCCTGATCGGCCTATTACCCTGGTAGTCCCCAATCCGCCAGGTGGATTAGTGGATACCTCTGCTCGACTGTTAAGCGAGCCATTAACGCGCGTCATCGGTCAACCTGTGGTAGTTGATAACAAGCCGGGCGCAAGTGGTAATACCGCCTATCAATATGTAGCTAAGGCAAAACCAGATGGATACACCTTATTAATCTCCTACTCTGGGTATCACGTAGGTAACCCTGCTTTATTCGATAAATTACCTTGGGACCCAATCAAGGACTTTTCTCCGATTGCATTGTTAACCGTTTCTACCAATGTCATTGCTGTGCATCCATCGGTTCCAGTGAATAATCTCAAAGAATTTATTGCTTACGCAAAAGCCAATCCAGGCAAGTTGAACTATGCATCTCAAGGTAATGGCTCTGTTTCTCATATTGGCACAGAGATTTTTAAACAAACTACCGGGGTAGACATGGTGCACGTTCCCTATAAGGGATCTGGGCCAGCAATTCAGGATGTGTTGGCTGGTCAAGTGCAAGTTTTTATCAGTACGCCACCCTCAGTCATGCAACATGTTCAGAGCGGCAAACTGAAGGGCCTGGCTGTGACAGGCAAAAATCGTCACCCAGGTATGACTAATGTGCCCACTACGGCTGAAGCTGGCCTTCCGTCTTTTCAATTGGAATCTTGGGTTGCTTTGTATGCACCTGCTGGGACACCAGCACCAGTTATTTCTAAGCTAACGGATGCTGTGAAACAAAGCTTGTCTTTGCCAGAAATTAAAGAGCGTGCAGATGCTGCTGGTGTCGAGCTACGTTACCTGGGTCCAAATCAAACTGATGCATTAGTTAAAAAGGAAATTCCTTTTTGGAGTAAGGCCATTAAAGCAGCAAATATTACGCTTGACTAA